Part of the Azospirillum formosense genome is shown below.
TGGCTGCGCTCCCGGTTTCCGGACGCCTTCATCATCGGGGCCGACATCCTGGAGCCGCAGCCGGACTGGCCGCAGGACGACCGCATCCAGTATGTGCGATTCGACCAGAACGATCCCGACCACATCGGGCGCAGCCTGCGGGCCAACGGCATCCAGTTCGATCTCATCATCGAGGACGGCAGCCACATCCCCCAGCATCAGGCCTGGTGCCTGACCCAGTCCCTGCCCCACCTGCGGAGCGGCGGCCTGTACATCCTGGAGGACATCCACACCTCGCACCCGGATCACAGCCTCTACCGGGCCTATTGCGCCGATTACGCCCAGCCCCCGGCCACCAGCCTCCAGGTTCTGCTCGCCCTCCAGCACATCCGGGCGGCGGGCATCCCCTTCACCGATGCGACGGCCGCGGACTTGGCGTCGAAGGATTTCTTCACGGCGGACGAGGTGAAGGCGCTGCACGCGGACATCGCCGGGATCGAGCTGTACCGGCGCACGCGCCTGCCCCTGCGCTGCTACAGCTGCGGCGGCAGCGATTACGACTATGCGGCGCTGCGCTGCCGCTGCGGCGTTGCGCTCTACGAAACGGCGGACTCGATGTCCTTCCTGATCCGCAAGGCCTGACGGGAGGACCACGCCGGAACGGCGTCGGCGCAAGGAGCCGAAACGATGACGGGCCGAAACGACGACGGCCCGCCGAAGGGCGGGCCGTGGATCGTTGATGCCGGAAAGGATGGCGTCCCCTAGGGGATTCGAACCCCTGTTACCGCCGTGAGAGGGCGGTGTCCTAGGCCTCTAGACGAAGGGGACCTTCATCGGGCGATGCTCGGTTGCCAGCCGAACGAAAGTGGCGTCCCCTAGGGGATTCGAACCCCTGTTACCGCCGTGAGAGGGCGGTGTCCTAGGCCTCTAGACGAAGGGGACAGTCTTTCGTCGTCTGACGACGTGGCGTCGTCGGCGTGGGCGGGTTTTTAGCGAACCCACCCGGCCCGATCAAGCCTTTTCTGACAGATCTTTTGCGATTTTCAGAAAAGAGTTCACAACGGCCTGCGGCGTGTCGAAGGCGGTGACCAGACGCAGCAGATCCCCCTCCCAGCGGTAGAAGCGGTAGCCCGCCGCCTCCAGCCCGTCGGCCAGCGCGGCGGGCAGGCGCACGAAGACCTCGTTGGCCTCCACCGGATGGGCCAGTTCCACCCCCGGCAGCGCGGCCAGGCCCTGCGACAGCCGGTCGGCCATGGCGTTGGCGTGGCGCGCCAGCCGCAGCCACAGGTCGTCGGCCAGCCAGGCGTCGAGCTGCGCCGACAGGAAGCGGCCCTTGGACACCAGATGCCCGGCCCGCTTGCGGAGGAAGCCGAAATCCTCGGCCAGCGCCGGGTTGAAGAACACCACCGCCTCGGCGGCGAGGCAGCCGCCCTTGGTGCCGCCGAGCGTCAGCACGTCCACCCCGGCCTTCCAGGTCACCTCCGCCGGGGCGCAGCCCAGCCGGGCCATCGCGTTGGCGAAGCGGGCGCCGTCCATGTGCACCGCCATGCCGTGGGCGTGGGCGACGTCGGCCAGGGCCGTCACCTCCTGCGGGCGGTAGACCGTTCCGGCCTCCGTCGCCTGGGTTAGGCTGAGGGCGGCGGGCTGCACCCGGTGGACGACGCCGATGCCCGCCCCGGCCAGGGCCGCGGTGAGGCCGGCGGGGGTCAGCTTGCCGCCCTCCCCCGCCAGCGGCACCAGCTTGGCCCCGCCGGTGGCCATCTCCGGGGCGCCGCACTCGTCGACGTGGATGTGGCTTTCCTGGTGGCAATAGACCGCGCCGTAGGGCGGCACCAGCGCCGACAGGGCCAGCGCGTTGGCCGCCGTCCCGGTGGCGACCGGGAACACCGCCACCTCCGCCTCGAAGAGGTCGGACAGGCGGCGGGTGACGCTGGCGGTCAGCGGGTCCTGCCCATAGGGATCGGCGGACCCGACCGCGGCCGCGGCCAGGGCGTTGACCGCCTCCGGCGCCGCGCCGGCCACATTGTCGCTGCGGAAATCGTGCACAAAGGTATCGGTCATGGCGCGGCGGCTCCGGCGGTGACGGTTACGGCGATGGCGCCGGTGCGCGGGTCCATCACATAGAGACGGTCCGCGGCGTCCGGTATGGTGGCGCGGAAGACGACGCGGTTGCCCACCGCCACCGGGTCGCCCAAGCGCGCGCCCGCCGGCAGGCCCAGCGCGACCTCCTCCGCCCGGCCCGCCGGAGCGGCGACCCGCTCGGTCTCCGCGGCGGCCCGGCGCTCCGGATCGCTGATGCGCTTGTAGAGTTCGACGCCGAGGATCGCGAAGCCGGCGATGATCATCACGCCCATGATGACGACGAGTGCCTTGAGGAACTGCACGGTTTGGGGTCCACTCTCGCGCGAATGTGAGGAGTTTTGCCGAACGATGCCCGAACGCACCGAATTCGACGACGATGAGGACGAATACACCGGAACGCAGGACGGCGAAACCGGCGAAGGCGCGCGGCGGCGCTGGAGCGTTCCGGAGGACGCCGGCGGCCAGCGGCTCGACAAGGCCCTGGCGGGCGGACTTCCCGGCCTGTCGCGGTCGCGCGTGCAGGCGCTGCTGGAGCAGGGCTGCGTGCAGGACGGCAGCGGGCGGACGGTCACGGACCCGTCGATGAAGGTCAAGCCCGGACAAACTTTCGACGTTTTCATCCCCGAAGCTGAACCTGCACAGCCCGAGGCCCAGGACATTCCCCTGGACGTGGTCTATGAGGATGAGGACGTGTTGGTGATCGACAAGCCCGCGGGCATGGTGGTCCACCCCGCCGCCGGCAATCCGGACGGCACGCTGGTCAACGCCCTGCTTGCCCATTGCGGCGACAGCCTGTCGGGCATCGGCGGCGTGCGGCGCCCGGGGATCGTCCACCGGCTCGACAAGGACACCAGCGGCCTGATGGTCGTCGCCAAGAACGACCGCGCGCACCACGCGCTGACGGAGCAGTTCTCCGGCCGCACGCTCAGCCGCACCTACCAGGCCCTTGTCTGGGGGGTTCCCTCCCCGCGCGAGGGGCGGATCGAGGGCAACATCGGGCGCAGCGGCACCGACCGCAAGAAGATGGCGGTGGTCACCGGCGGCGGGAAACACGCGGCCACCCGCTACCGCGTCGTCCGCTCCTTCGGCACCGCGCTGGCGCTGGTCGAATGCACGCTGGAGACCGGGCGCACCCACCAGATCCGCGTGCACATGGCGCACATCGGCCACCCCATCGTGGGCGATCCGCTCTACGGCAAGGGGCGTGCCGGACGGGCCGGCGGCAAGCACGCCTCTGCCCTGCCGGAACCCCATCGCGAGCGGTTTGTTGGCTTTCCACGGCAGGCGTTGCACGCCGTTGGATTGACCTTCCGCCATCCCGCAACAGGGGAGACGGTCCGCTTCCAGGCGCCGCTACCCACGGATATTAAAGATTTGTCAGATTTCTTAGAATCCCTGTAATCCACTATACCCGCGCGCAGAAGTCGGTTATTCTTCGCGTCAACAGCCGCCCAGGCTCACGCTTGCATCCGGGACCATCCCCGGCGGATCGAACGGGCAAGCGGACGGTGAGGCGGCGCAGAACAGTGAACGGCCGTGTGCCCGTCAGAAGGCACGAACAACAGCCGTCGGAGAGGGTCCAACATGGCGACGATATCCAGCGTTCCGGTCATCAGTTCCGAAAGCAACCTCTCGCGCTACCTCCAGGAAATCCGCAAGTTCCCCATGCTCGCGGCGGAGGAGGAGTACATGCTGGCCAAGCGCTGGCAGGAGATCGAGGATTCGGACGCCGCGCACAAGCTGGTGACCAGCCATCTGCGGCTCGTGGCGAAGATCGCCATGGGCTACCGCGGCTACGGCCTTCCGCTGTCGGAGCTGATCTCCGAGGGCAACGTGGGCATGATGCAGGCGGTGAAGCGGTTCGACCCCGACCGCGGCTTCCGGCTGGCGACCTACGCCATGTGGTGGATTCGCGCCGCCATCCAGGAGTACATCCTGCACAGCTGGTCGCTGGTGAAGATGGGCACCACGGCGGCCCAGAAGAAGCTGTTCTTCAACCTGCGCCGCCTGAAGGGCCAGATGCAGGCCATCGAGGAGGGCGACATGTCACCCGAGCAGGTGCGCCACATCGCCACGACGCTCGACGTGCCGGAGCAGGACGTCGTCAACATGAACCGCCGCCTCGGCGCCCCCGACCATTCGCTGAACGCGCCGCTGCGCGCCGACAGCGAGGGCGAGTGGCAGGACTGGCTGGTCGACGAGACGGCGAACCAGGAAATCTCCCTGGCCGAGAGCGAGGAGCTGGGCAAGCGGCGCAAGCTGCTGACCGCCGCCATGGAGAACCTGAACGAGCGCGAGCGCGACATCCTGGTGGAGCGCCGCCTGCGCGACAACCCGACCACGCTGGAGGACCTCTCGCAGAAGTACGGCATCAGCCGCGAGCGCGTCCGCCAGATCGAGGTCCGCGCCTTCGAGAAGCTCCAGAAGGCCATCCGCAACGCCGCGGTGGAGCAGAAGCTGGCCGGGTAATCAACCCTCTCCCCTCTGGGGAGAGGGGCTATCAACAACGGTCACGTTGTGACCCTCACGCCCCGGCGGGTTCGGCCAGCTGGTCCTGCTCGTCCGGCGACAGGCCGCCCGCCTCGTCGAACAGGTCGCCGGCGACCTCCGGGCCCCATTCCTGGACCAGCCCGACCTTGACGTCCTTCAGCGCGCCGACCCGTTTCTCGGCGCGCATCACCTCGAAATTCGCCACCATCGGCGGAATGCCGAAATAGAGCGCCCAGCCGATCGCCGCGGCGCCGTACATCACCAGCCAGGACAGCGGGTCCATGAAGATCTTTCCCGCGGCGCCGATGGTGTGGTTGTGCTTCCACAGCTCGATGGCGTAGGGCATGCAACCGCAGAAGTTCAGGCCGCCGACGGTGATCGGCGCCGACTTCTCCGGGTCGCGGTCGGTGACGTAGGCGACGATGGTCGGGATCATGCCGATGCCGAACAGGATCGAGGTGGGCAGCACCACCAGACCCGCCGGGATGATCAGCAGGATCAGCGTCAGCATGCTGCCCTTGCGCTTCTTCTTCTTCCCGCCGCTCTTGCCGCCGCGCGCCATGGGGGTTCCCGATCCTAGGTTTGAAGGCCGCCGTCAGAAGGCGAAGAAGAGGATGATGCCGCCGACCAGGATGGTCGAGAGCAGGCTCGACACGATGGCCGCCACCTGCCGGCCGGAGCTTTCGATGATGCTGTTCCGGTCGCCGATGCTCTGCCGCAGCTTGTTGATCTCGGCGTCGGCCTCGCGGTAGGCGATCTGGGCGGCCTCGAACTCCAGCTTGTCGCGGCGCAGCGCCTCCGGGTCGTCGACGATCTTCAGCAAATCGCCGAGGCGCCCGTTGTGGGCCGCGGAATCGGCCTGCTTGCGCACGTTGTCCTGGTGCGGCCGGCTGTGGAAGCGGCGGAAGGCCGGGTCGAGCAGCGACACCACCCAGGCGGCGAGGTGCGACAACGAGTCGGTGCCGGTGCGCGCCTGCACGTCGGCCAGGATGGTCAGCATGGCGATCACCCGGCGCATCGGCTCGATGCTGGAGCCGAGCTGGGTGTAGAGCATCTCGTCGGTCCGCCGGTGCCGCACCGCCAGGAAGGCGGCGATGTGGCGGTCGATGGGGTCCTTGTGCCGTTCGCTCCCCGCCCCCATCCAGTCGAGCGCGCGCAGCAGTTCCGCCGGCGTGGTCGGCATCTGCTTGGCGACCAGCGGGCTGATGCAGGGCATGGTGGGGTTCATCTCGTACAGGACGCGCTCCACCCCCAGCCCGTGGCCCGTGCGGTCCAGCAGGCCGCGGACCTGGTCGAAGTTCTGCACCATCGGCACGAACTCCGGCTTGAAGTCGCTCTGCACGCTCACCCAGAACATGGGCAGCTGGTTGGCCAGCACCTCGGCCGACGGCTGCGGCGACTCGCCGCGCAGGAAGGCGTCGGCCAGCATGGTGCCGATGCCGTCGGGCATCATGGCCTTGCCGCGGTAGCGGATGGGCGCCGCCGGGTCCAGCGCCATGCAGACCCGCGCCACCAGCCGTTCGGCCATGCTGCCGCCCTTGCCGGTGGTCGAGGCGGTCTGCACCGCGTTCGCCACCGCCTCCGCCCGCGCGTCGTCGCCCATGGAGCGGCGCAGCCATTTGTCCAGCTCGCCGCCCTCGATGACCGTGGCGGCGGGCGCCACATGGCGGGCGAAGGCGCGGGCCAGCGTGCGGCAATGCCAATAGTCCTGGCCCTGGAACTCCAGCGGGCGGGCGGCGCGGCGCGGCACCTGCGGCTGCTTCGGGCTGAGGCGGCGGCCAGCGACCCACAAATCGAGGTCCTGGAGCGTCCAGCGCTGCTTGGGATCGTCCACCAGCAGGCCGCGGATCACCTCGCTGATGGCCAGCGGCAGGCGCATCTGGCCGACCAGCGCCGGGTAGGACCCGCGCTCGATCTTCGCCTGGAGGATCGCCTCGTCCTCCAGCGCGCCCACCGGGTTGCGGCCCAGCAGCAGCAGGAGCAGCGTCACGCCCAGCGAATAGAGGTCGTCGGCCATGGTGCCGGTGCCGCGCCCGGCCGGGGAGGCCATGCCGCGCTCCACCGTTTCCAGCAGAACCGGCTGGCCGTAGCCCGGCGGGGTGGACAGGCATTCGCCCAGCATCAGGCTGCTGGACGCCAGATCGCGGTAATAGAGGTTGGTGGGGCGGATCGCGCCATGGACCACGCCGCGGCTCGACAGCTCCTTCAGAGCCGCGACCAGGGGGTGGATGATCTGGCGGGTCAGATGATCCTCGGGGATCGGGTCCGTGGGCTCGGTCAGGCTGTTCATCAGCCGCTTGCCCGCCGGACGCTCGAAGATCATGCAGAGGCGGCGGCCCTGGCTCGCCGGCCAGTCCACCATGCCCCAGTCGAGCAGGCGCATATGGGCCTGGTTGTCGAGGCTGGCGATGGTGGCGGCGATGTCGGTGCGCGCCAGCGTGGCGCCGTGGCCGATCAGGGCGAAGGCTTCGGACCGCTTGTCACGCAGCGGCTTGGCCGTGTAGGCGTTGCCGCCGATGGTGTTGAGGGCGGCGAGCGGCGCGCTGGGAAGGATTTCGTACCGCTCGGCCAGCTTGACCGGCTCGGCGTTCGCCATCATCCGATCCGCGGCGGCTGCGGTCATGGCATCGGATGGCATGGCGTTCGAATCCCCGGAGCCTGCGAGCGTGTGCCAGCCTTAGTCGCTCGAAAAGGGCAAACAAATTGTTAACGCGGGGAAAGTGGCCGCGTCGGGCCCCCTCCCCGCCCCCCCCCGCTGACGCGGGAGAGGGAGATCAGTCCCTTCCCTCACCGAAGGTAGGGGAAGGGTTCGGGAGGGGACCCGAGGCCTAAACCTTCACCTCAATCCTGGAACGGATCGTTCATCAGGATGGTGTCGTCGCGCTCGGGGCTGGTGGACAGCAGGGCCACCGGGGCCTGGATCAGCTCCTCGACATGGCGGACATACTTCACCGCCTGGGCCGGCAGCTCCGCCCAGGAGCGGGCCCCGTGGGTGCTGTCCTTCCAGCCCTCGAAGGTCTCGTAGATCGGCTCGACGCGGGCCTGGGCGCCGGCGTTGGCCGGGAAGTAATCCAGCTCCTGCCCGTCCAGACGGTAGCCGACGCACACCTTGATCTCGTCGAAGCCGTCCAGCACGTCCAGCTTGGTCATAGCGATGCCGTCGATGCCGCCGGTCTTCACCGCCTGGCGCACCATCACGGCGTCGAACCAGCCGCAGCGGCGCTTGCGCCCGGTGACCACGCCGAACTCCTTGCCGCGCTGGCCGATCAGCTCGCCGACGTCGTCGAACAGTTCGGTCGGGAACGGGCCGGAGCCGACGCGCGTCGTGTAGGCCTTGCAGATGCCCAGCACATAGCCGACGGCGCGCGGGCCCATGCCGCTGCCGGCGGCGGCGTTGCCGGCCACCGTGTTGGAGGAGGTGACGTACGGATAGGTGCCGTGGTCGATGTCGAGCATCTGGCCCTGCGCGCCTTCGAACAGGATGCGCTTGCCGGCGCGGCGCAGCTCGTCCAGCGTCTTCCAGACGACCGAGGCGTAGGGCAGGACCTGCGGGGTGATCTCGCGCAGCGGGTCCAGGATGTCGGCCGGGGTCATCTCCGGCGCGCCCAGGCCGCGGA
Proteins encoded:
- a CDS encoding serine/threonine protein kinase, whose translation is MPSDAMTAAAADRMMANAEPVKLAERYEILPSAPLAALNTIGGNAYTAKPLRDKRSEAFALIGHGATLARTDIAATIASLDNQAHMRLLDWGMVDWPASQGRRLCMIFERPAGKRLMNSLTEPTDPIPEDHLTRQIIHPLVAALKELSSRGVVHGAIRPTNLYYRDLASSSLMLGECLSTPPGYGQPVLLETVERGMASPAGRGTGTMADDLYSLGVTLLLLLLGRNPVGALEDEAILQAKIERGSYPALVGQMRLPLAISEVIRGLLVDDPKQRWTLQDLDLWVAGRRLSPKQPQVPRRAARPLEFQGQDYWHCRTLARAFARHVAPAATVIEGGELDKWLRRSMGDDARAEAVANAVQTASTTGKGGSMAERLVARVCMALDPAAPIRYRGKAMMPDGIGTMLADAFLRGESPQPSAEVLANQLPMFWVSVQSDFKPEFVPMVQNFDQVRGLLDRTGHGLGVERVLYEMNPTMPCISPLVAKQMPTTPAELLRALDWMGAGSERHKDPIDRHIAAFLAVRHRRTDEMLYTQLGSSIEPMRRVIAMLTILADVQARTGTDSLSHLAAWVVSLLDPAFRRFHSRPHQDNVRKQADSAAHNGRLGDLLKIVDDPEALRRDKLEFEAAQIAYREADAEINKLRQSIGDRNSIIESSGRQVAAIVSSLLSTILVGGIILFFAF
- a CDS encoding RluA family pseudouridine synthase, which translates into the protein MPERTEFDDDEDEYTGTQDGETGEGARRRWSVPEDAGGQRLDKALAGGLPGLSRSRVQALLEQGCVQDGSGRTVTDPSMKVKPGQTFDVFIPEAEPAQPEAQDIPLDVVYEDEDVLVIDKPAGMVVHPAAGNPDGTLVNALLAHCGDSLSGIGGVRRPGIVHRLDKDTSGLMVVAKNDRAHHALTEQFSGRTLSRTYQALVWGVPSPREGRIEGNIGRSGTDRKKMAVVTGGGKHAATRYRVVRSFGTALALVECTLETGRTHQIRVHMAHIGHPIVGDPLYGKGRAGRAGGKHASALPEPHRERFVGFPRQALHAVGLTFRHPATGETVRFQAPLPTDIKDLSDFLESL
- the rpoH gene encoding RNA polymerase sigma factor RpoH, which produces MATISSVPVISSESNLSRYLQEIRKFPMLAAEEEYMLAKRWQEIEDSDAAHKLVTSHLRLVAKIAMGYRGYGLPLSELISEGNVGMMQAVKRFDPDRGFRLATYAMWWIRAAIQEYILHSWSLVKMGTTAAQKKLFFNLRRLKGQMQAIEEGDMSPEQVRHIATTLDVPEQDVVNMNRRLGAPDHSLNAPLRADSEGEWQDWLVDETANQEISLAESEELGKRRKLLTAAMENLNERERDILVERRLRDNPTTLEDLSQKYGISRERVRQIEVRAFEKLQKAIRNAAVEQKLAG
- a CDS encoding adenylosuccinate synthase; protein product: MANVAVVGAQWGDEGKGKIVDWLSSRADVVVRFQGGHNAGHTLVINGVTYKLSLLPSGVVRSNKLSIIGNGVVFDPWAFIREVTAIKSQGVDVSPATLQVAENVPLILPVHSALDKAREEARGAGKIGTTGRGIGPAYEDKVARRAIRLCDLGDEAVLKEKVDALLAHHNLLLRGLGAPEMTPADILDPLREITPQVLPYASVVWKTLDELRRAGKRILFEGAQGQMLDIDHGTYPYVTSSNTVAGNAAAGSGMGPRAVGYVLGICKAYTTRVGSGPFPTELFDDVGELIGQRGKEFGVVTGRKRRCGWFDAVMVRQAVKTGGIDGIAMTKLDVLDGFDEIKVCVGYRLDGQELDYFPANAGAQARVEPIYETFEGWKDSTHGARSWAELPAQAVKYVRHVEELIQAPVALLSTSPERDDTILMNDPFQD
- a CDS encoding low specificity L-threonine aldolase codes for the protein MTDTFVHDFRSDNVAGAAPEAVNALAAAAVGSADPYGQDPLTASVTRRLSDLFEAEVAVFPVATGTAANALALSALVPPYGAVYCHQESHIHVDECGAPEMATGGAKLVPLAGEGGKLTPAGLTAALAGAGIGVVHRVQPAALSLTQATEAGTVYRPQEVTALADVAHAHGMAVHMDGARFANAMARLGCAPAEVTWKAGVDVLTLGGTKGGCLAAEAVVFFNPALAEDFGFLRKRAGHLVSKGRFLSAQLDAWLADDLWLRLARHANAMADRLSQGLAALPGVELAHPVEANEVFVRLPAALADGLEAAGYRFYRWEGDLLRLVTAFDTPQAVVNSFLKIAKDLSEKA